From a single Clostridia bacterium genomic region:
- a CDS encoding ferrous iron transport protein A produces the protein MIPLTIAAVNEEYIIKKIGGSSDVRTHLENLGFVSGGRLKVVSSLRGDLIVLVKDSRIALGRELAAKIMV, from the coding sequence ATGATACCGCTTACAATAGCCGCAGTGAACGAAGAATACATAATCAAAAAGATCGGAGGCTCGTCCGATGTGAGGACCCATCTTGAAAATCTGGGGTTTGTTTCGGGGGGCAGGTTAAAGGTCGTAAGCTCACTTCGCGGAGATCTTATCGTATTGGTGAAGGATTCGAGGATAGCATTAGGCCGTGAGCTTGCGGCAAAAATAATGGTTTGA
- a CDS encoding ferrous iron transport protein A, translating to MNLKEAKIGDTVTVVKLRGEGAVRRRIMDMGITKGVSVTVRKVAPLGDPIEVTVRGYELSIRKADAENVEVEGK from the coding sequence ATGAATCTTAAAGAAGCGAAGATAGGCGATACCGTAACGGTCGTGAAGCTGAGAGGAGAAGGGGCCGTGCGCCGCAGGATCATGGACATGGGCATAACGAAGGGCGTAAGCGTCACGGTGCGAAAGGTCGCGCCGCTCGGAGATCCCATCGAAGTCACGGTTCGAGGCTATGAGCTTTCAATACGAAAAGCAGACGCCGAAAACGTAGAGGTTGAAGGAAAGTGA
- a CDS encoding ferrous iron transporter B: MSIKIALAGNPNSGKTTLFNALTGSNQFVGNWPGVTVEKKEGKLKKNGDVVITDLPGIYSLSPYTLEEVVARNYLIGERPDAILNIIDGTNLERNLYLTTQLTELGIPVVAAVNMCDVLKKNGDTIDLSKLSEAIGCKTVAISALKGEGVKEAAEAAIEAAKSHAAAPRHRFSGAVEHALAHIEEAALHEMSKERQRWYAIKLFERDEKAAAQLDLSENIINHIENDIKAVEEELDDDSESIITNERYDYISRIIGDCQKKKDQGKLSTSDKVDKVVTNRVLGLPIFAAVMFLIYYLAMVTVGLGATDWANDGLFGDGYHLFGIGSAETAEAEEEYGDTDAVIDGALAYAEERGIDVSAAEDAEGMRAVAAEMGAGAEFTYTLEDEETLETETLTATGADFSEAIDMYEKYDGGVDPANYGVWVPGVPVLIEGLLGEDCPEWLHGLVIDGIVAGVGAVLGFVPQMLVLFLLLAIVEACGYMARVAFVLDRIFRRFGLSGKSFIPILIGTGCGIPGIMASRTIENERDRRMTIMTTTFIPCSAKLPFIAMIAGAIFGGSPVIAVSAFFLGMAAIIISGIILKKTKMFAGDPAPFVMELPAYHMPTVGNVLRSMWERGWSFIKKAGTIILLSTIVIWFATYFGFVDGAFGMLDESEIEHSILAAVGGAISWIFAPIGFGNWQAAVASITGLVAKENIVGTLGILYGGGEGSVYQAIAAAFTPVAGYAFLAFNLLCAPCFAAIGAIKREMNNRKWTWFAIGYQCGFAYAVSFVIYQIGSLFSGPVSALNIVGAVIAAAVIVFAVYLLFRPYKEPKTLTQKVMV, from the coding sequence ATGAGTATAAAAATAGCGCTTGCGGGAAATCCCAACAGTGGAAAAACGACCTTGTTCAACGCGCTGACAGGCTCCAATCAGTTCGTCGGAAACTGGCCCGGAGTTACGGTGGAGAAGAAAGAGGGCAAGTTAAAAAAGAACGGCGATGTAGTTATTACCGACCTTCCCGGCATTTATTCCCTTTCGCCTTATACGCTTGAGGAAGTCGTTGCGAGAAATTATCTCATAGGCGAGCGTCCCGACGCGATACTTAATATAATCGACGGAACGAATCTTGAGAGGAACCTGTATCTTACGACGCAGCTTACGGAGCTGGGCATACCCGTTGTTGCGGCGGTAAATATGTGCGACGTCTTAAAAAAGAACGGCGATACGATAGACCTTTCAAAGCTCTCCGAGGCGATAGGCTGCAAGACCGTTGCAATATCGGCGTTAAAGGGCGAGGGCGTAAAAGAAGCGGCCGAGGCTGCGATAGAAGCGGCAAAGTCGCACGCGGCAGCGCCGCGCCACCGCTTTTCGGGCGCGGTAGAGCACGCCCTTGCGCATATCGAGGAGGCCGCGCTTCACGAAATGTCTAAGGAGCGCCAGAGATGGTACGCGATAAAGCTTTTCGAGCGCGATGAAAAAGCGGCGGCACAACTTGATCTTTCAGAAAATATAATAAACCATATCGAAAATGACATAAAAGCTGTAGAGGAAGAGCTTGACGACGACAGCGAATCCATCATCACGAACGAGCGTTACGACTATATATCGCGAATTATAGGCGATTGTCAGAAAAAGAAGGACCAAGGGAAGCTTTCAACGTCCGACAAGGTGGATAAAGTAGTCACGAACCGCGTACTCGGTCTTCCGATATTTGCGGCGGTAATGTTTCTTATCTACTACCTTGCAATGGTGACCGTAGGACTCGGCGCTACCGACTGGGCAAACGACGGACTCTTCGGCGATGGATATCACCTGTTCGGTATAGGCAGCGCTGAGACGGCTGAAGCCGAAGAAGAATACGGCGATACAGACGCTGTGATCGATGGCGCGCTCGCTTATGCCGAAGAGCGCGGCATAGACGTTTCCGCGGCAGAGGATGCAGAGGGCATGAGAGCCGTGGCGGCCGAAATGGGCGCGGGCGCGGAATTTACATATACGCTTGAAGACGAAGAGACGCTAGAGACAGAAACGCTTACGGCAACGGGCGCCGACTTTTCGGAAGCGATAGACATGTATGAGAAATACGACGGCGGCGTAGACCCCGCAAACTACGGCGTTTGGGTCCCCGGCGTGCCTGTGCTTATCGAGGGACTTCTCGGCGAGGACTGCCCCGAATGGCTCCACGGTCTTGTGATAGACGGTATCGTAGCGGGCGTAGGCGCGGTGCTCGGCTTCGTTCCGCAGATGCTCGTGCTGTTTTTGCTTCTTGCGATAGTAGAGGCGTGCGGCTATATGGCGAGAGTCGCGTTCGTGCTTGACAGGATATTCAGACGCTTCGGCCTTTCGGGAAAATCATTCATCCCCATACTTATCGGTACGGGATGCGGCATACCCGGCATTATGGCGTCGCGCACCATTGAGAACGAGCGCGACCGCCGAATGACGATAATGACGACGACGTTCATACCGTGCAGCGCAAAGCTTCCGTTTATTGCAATGATAGCCGGCGCGATATTCGGCGGCTCCCCCGTAATCGCGGTATCGGCGTTCTTCTTGGGGATGGCAGCGATAATAATATCGGGCATAATACTTAAAAAGACGAAAATGTTCGCGGGAGACCCCGCTCCTTTCGTAATGGAGCTGCCCGCGTACCATATGCCTACCGTCGGAAACGTTCTGCGTTCGATGTGGGAGCGCGGCTGGTCGTTCATAAAGAAAGCAGGCACGATAATCTTGCTCTCAACGATAGTCATCTGGTTTGCCACATACTTCGGATTTGTTGACGGAGCGTTCGGAATGCTCGACGAATCCGAGATAGAGCATTCTATACTTGCGGCTGTCGGCGGCGCGATCTCGTGGATATTCGCTCCGATAGGATTCGGAAACTGGCAGGCGGCCGTGGCGTCTATCACGGGACTCGTAGCAAAGGAAAACATCGTCGGAACTCTCGGCATACTCTACGGAGGCGGGGAAGGCAGCGTATATCAGGCCATCGCGGCGGCGTTCACGCCCGTTGCGGGATATGCGTTCCTTGCGTTCAACCTCTTGTGCGCGCCCTGCTTTGCGGCTATCGGCGCAATAAAGCGCGAGATGAACAACAGAAAATGGACTTGGTTCGCAATAGGCTATCAATGCGGATTTGCTTACGCCGTATCGTTTGTAATTTACCAGATAGGAAGCCTGTTTTCGGGCCCCGTCTCGGCGCTAAATATCGTGGGGGCCGTAATTGCCGCCGCAGTTATAGTATTTGCCGTATATCTTTTGTTCAGACCGTATAAGGAACCGAAAACTCTGACCCAAAAGGTCATGGTATAA
- a CDS encoding FeoB-associated Cys-rich membrane protein: MSSWMIVLLIIVAAVAADVIYLIRRKKRGECSCGHECKSCASHESCHIEKRS; the protein is encoded by the coding sequence ATGTCGTCATGGATGATAGTGCTTCTCATAATAGTTGCCGCAGTCGCGGCGGACGTGATATATCTCATTCGCCGCAAAAAAAGGGGAGAATGCTCCTGCGGCCATGAATGCAAAAGCTGCGCGTCGCACGAGAGCTGCCACATTGAAAAGAGAAGCTGA
- a CDS encoding EamA family transporter, with protein sequence MLNYVWPIALVVASNVVYQICAKSVPGNMNPFASLTVTYLIAAAASLGLFFATPHGASLAAEYDKLNWAPFVLGISIVGLEAGFIYAYKAGWQISTASIVQSAFLAVALLFVGFLLYKESITPNKIIGLIVCLAGLFIINR encoded by the coding sequence ATGTTAAACTACGTCTGGCCAATCGCGCTCGTCGTCGCATCAAACGTCGTGTATCAAATATGTGCAAAATCAGTGCCCGGCAATATGAATCCGTTCGCGTCGCTTACGGTAACGTATCTTATCGCCGCGGCGGCCTCTCTGGGGCTTTTCTTCGCCACGCCGCACGGCGCAAGCCTTGCCGCCGAATACGATAAGCTCAACTGGGCGCCATTCGTTCTCGGCATATCCATAGTGGGGCTCGAGGCAGGCTTTATATACGCGTATAAGGCAGGCTGGCAGATAAGCACGGCCTCGATAGTGCAAAGCGCGTTTCTTGCTGTCGCGCTTTTGTTCGTCGGCTTTTTATTGTACAAAGAAAGCATCACGCCGAATAAAATAATCGGCCTTATCGTATGCCTCGCCGGACTTTTTATAATAAACAGATAG
- a CDS encoding BlaI/MecI/CopY family transcriptional regulator produces MDSKRLAESDFKFMSVIWDSEPVGSTELARLCLERLGWKKSTTYTMIKKMSEKGFIQNENATVISRIKKSEVQAVESELFVKQTFSGSLPGFLVSFLGGKKISKEEAAELKRLIDEHKED; encoded by the coding sequence ATGGACAGCAAAAGACTTGCCGAAAGCGATTTCAAATTTATGAGCGTGATCTGGGACAGCGAGCCCGTGGGTTCCACCGAGCTTGCGCGCCTCTGCCTTGAACGGCTCGGATGGAAGAAATCGACTACTTATACGATGATAAAAAAGATGAGCGAAAAGGGATTTATTCAAAACGAGAACGCAACTGTAATTTCGCGCATAAAAAAGAGCGAGGTGCAGGCGGTAGAGAGCGAGCTTTTCGTGAAGCAGACGTTTTCCGGGTCGCTTCCGGGATTTCTCGTTTCGTTTTTGGGCGGCAAAAAGATATCTAAAGAGGAAGCGGCGGAGCTTAAAAGGCTTATAGACGAGCATAAGGAGGATTGA
- a CDS encoding pyruvate formate lyase family protein, translating into MLTMQEKDVKRISEKLSRLRDESHERVKGYPKGLFDYNYNKSAMTIYKDMPQWEKTARASAYAIVNEPVRIYPDDTIIGRCSIFANQEPPEEMCPDLDFWNEGIKRRREKYPEYDELVANQLCHDGTRSHVNWAYERILERGVEGIMNEVRARLKNAPDEKAREFYQGVLISYEAMLEWNDKYVAELERMGMTELAALCRKVPRHPAENFREAVQSYYMQHTVILMESPGNGNGRLDQFLWPYLEADLEKGIITMEEARDLIGEMFLRLDERWIMKEYELDIYLEVLTVGGSKKDGTSAINPLSYMMIELAMGLGTHHPEIYVRIPENPPEDFLELCALYLTKGNNKAQFYSDPAVFKALMNRGIPYEEATTYAISGCMEISIPGTTSDFLLIAWQNAAKMLELMVTGGICLRTGKRVNAFKATKSLAGYDDFESFYKDFIAEATRLTNIFIDCSEISSDVAESHRPSYLLSSLMDNCLERGRNQHGGGAKYHDYGGMHVGLPNVADGLNAIKQAVFDDHICTAEEMLEAIKADYKGYERLRLKLANIPKYGCEDEKADAMAARVFYDFANIYHSYTTRWGGRGRSIGLNFTITTRAAALLGATPDGGHSNRNIAISLTPQSCAQTKGITAAMNSSGKMPFYMFTAGASQMWDMEQSWATPEVGKSLLESFIGCGTHIFQGNVTSVRELLDAKKNPEKYPNLCVRVGGYSAHFIYLSEVLQDSIIERILHKG; encoded by the coding sequence ATGTTGACCATGCAGGAAAAGGACGTGAAACGCATCAGCGAAAAACTCAGCCGTCTGAGAGACGAGAGCCACGAACGTGTAAAGGGGTATCCCAAAGGACTTTTCGATTACAACTACAACAAGTCCGCCATGACTATCTATAAGGATATGCCCCAGTGGGAGAAGACGGCGCGAGCCTCGGCCTATGCCATCGTAAACGAGCCGGTGCGCATTTATCCCGATGACACCATTATAGGACGCTGCTCCATATTCGCAAATCAGGAGCCGCCCGAGGAGATGTGCCCCGACCTTGATTTCTGGAACGAGGGCATAAAGCGCCGCCGCGAAAAGTATCCCGAATACGATGAGCTCGTTGCAAACCAGCTCTGCCACGACGGCACGCGAAGCCACGTAAACTGGGCGTACGAGCGCATACTCGAACGTGGTGTTGAGGGCATAATGAACGAGGTGCGCGCGCGTCTTAAGAACGCCCCCGACGAGAAGGCGCGCGAGTTCTATCAAGGCGTGCTCATCTCGTACGAGGCCATGCTTGAATGGAACGACAAATACGTAGCCGAGCTTGAGCGCATGGGCATGACGGAGCTTGCCGCGCTGTGCCGCAAGGTGCCGAGACACCCGGCCGAGAATTTCCGCGAGGCCGTACAGTCGTATTACATGCAGCATACGGTAATACTTATGGAAAGCCCCGGCAACGGCAACGGCCGCCTCGACCAGTTTCTCTGGCCGTATCTCGAGGCCGACCTTGAAAAGGGCATTATAACGATGGAGGAAGCGCGCGATCTTATAGGCGAGATGTTCTTAAGGCTTGACGAGCGCTGGATCATGAAGGAATACGAGCTTGACATTTATCTTGAGGTACTTACCGTCGGCGGCAGCAAAAAGGACGGCACGTCCGCGATAAATCCGCTGTCGTATATGATGATAGAGCTTGCGATGGGACTCGGCACGCACCATCCCGAGATCTACGTGCGCATCCCCGAAAATCCGCCGGAGGACTTTTTAGAGCTCTGCGCTCTCTATCTTACGAAGGGCAACAACAAGGCGCAGTTCTATTCCGATCCGGCGGTATTCAAGGCGCTTATGAACCGCGGCATCCCCTATGAGGAGGCGACAACGTACGCGATAAGCGGCTGCATGGAGATAAGCATACCCGGCACGACGAGCGACTTTCTTCTGATCGCTTGGCAGAACGCCGCAAAGATGCTGGAGCTTATGGTCACGGGCGGCATATGCCTTCGCACGGGCAAGCGCGTGAACGCGTTCAAGGCCACGAAGAGCCTTGCAGGCTACGACGATTTCGAGTCCTTCTATAAGGATTTCATCGCCGAAGCTACGCGCCTTACGAATATATTTATAGATTGCTCCGAGATATCGAGCGACGTGGCCGAAAGCCACCGACCGTCGTATCTTTTGTCGAGCCTTATGGACAACTGCTTAGAGCGCGGACGCAATCAGCACGGCGGCGGCGCAAAATATCACGATTACGGCGGAATGCACGTGGGACTGCCCAACGTGGCCGACGGACTCAACGCCATAAAGCAGGCGGTATTCGACGACCACATCTGCACCGCAGAGGAGATGCTTGAGGCGATAAAGGCCGACTATAAAGGCTATGAGAGACTGAGGCTCAAGCTCGCCAACATACCGAAATACGGCTGCGAGGATGAAAAGGCTGACGCAATGGCCGCGCGCGTATTTTACGACTTTGCGAACATCTACCACAGCTATACCACGCGCTGGGGCGGCAGGGGACGTTCGATAGGATTAAACTTCACGATAACGACGAGAGCGGCGGCGCTGCTCGGAGCAACGCCCGACGGCGGTCACTCGAACCGCAACATCGCCATTTCGCTTACTCCGCAGTCGTGCGCTCAGACGAAGGGCATAACGGCCGCGATGAACTCATCGGGCAAGATGCCGTTTTATATGTTCACGGCGGGCGCGTCCCAGATGTGGGATATGGAGCAGTCGTGGGCTACGCCCGAGGTGGGCAAGAGCCTGCTTGAATCGTTCATAGGCTGCGGCACGCATATTTTCCAGGGCAACGTAACGAGCGTTCGGGAACTTCTCGACGCGAAGAAGAATCCCGAGAAGTATCCCAATCTCTGCGTGCGCGTAGGCGGATATTCGGCGCACTTTATCTATCTGAGCGAGGTGCTCCAGGACAGCATAATCGAAAGAATACTTCACAAGGGGTAA
- a CDS encoding glycyl-radical enzyme activating protein, with protein sequence MSTDPKAVTGTVFNIQRMSVNDGPGIRTIVFLKGCPLRCLWCHNPESQSARPELFYVPARCIGCGECANVCPSGVHVFKDGIHELDRTNCTVCFKCVDACVGALEVSGSTMSADEAVIEVKKDRLFYEKSGGGLTVSGGEPTFQPDFTRALLSLARAEGINTCVETAGFCPQDTIKSLVPLVDLFLYDIKETDSARHREYTGAPLEPILQNLRAIDAMGAKTVIRCPVIPGFNDREEHFAAVGKLASSLANVTGIDVMPYHPLGESKAASVGKKYPISNVAMPGDETIARWISSIAAHTDVPVKRG encoded by the coding sequence ATGTCAACCGATCCGAAGGCTGTAACGGGTACCGTGTTCAATATTCAAAGGATGTCGGTGAACGACGGACCGGGCATTCGCACGATCGTTTTTTTAAAGGGCTGCCCGCTTCGCTGTCTGTGGTGCCATAACCCCGAATCGCAGTCGGCGCGCCCTGAGCTTTTCTATGTGCCGGCGCGATGCATCGGCTGCGGCGAATGCGCGAATGTCTGTCCCTCGGGCGTTCATGTTTTCAAAGACGGCATACACGAGCTTGACAGAACGAACTGCACGGTATGCTTTAAATGCGTAGACGCCTGCGTGGGAGCGCTTGAAGTTAGCGGCAGCACGATGAGCGCGGACGAAGCCGTGATCGAGGTAAAAAAAGACAGACTATTTTACGAAAAATCGGGCGGCGGGCTTACAGTTTCGGGCGGAGAACCGACATTTCAGCCGGATTTTACGCGGGCGCTTTTGTCGCTTGCCCGCGCGGAGGGGATAAACACCTGCGTCGAGACCGCCGGATTCTGCCCACAGGACACGATAAAAAGCCTTGTGCCGCTCGTCGATCTCTTTCTTTACGATATTAAGGAGACAGACTCTGCGCGCCACAGAGAATATACAGGCGCGCCGCTTGAGCCGATCTTACAAAATCTCAGGGCGATAGACGCCATGGGCGCAAAAACGGTTATACGCTGCCCCGTTATACCCGGATTTAACGACCGAGAGGAGCATTTTGCGGCCGTGGGCAAGCTTGCGTCAAGCCTTGCGAACGTGACGGGCATAGACGTTATGCCCTATCATCCGCTCGGCGAGAGCAAGGCCGCCTCAGTGGGGAAAAAGTACCCCATTTCGAACGTTGCCATGCCGGGCGACGAGACGATCGCGCGCTGGATATCGTCGATAGCCGCGCACACCGACGTACCCGTAAAACGCGGATAG
- a CDS encoding NAD(P)H-dependent oxidoreductase, producing the protein MKKLVAYFSAEGTTKKVAERLSEALDADIFEIKPQVPYTAADIRWTNPLARCNKEKMGKKDVPVSGRVENMADYELVFLGFPIWYNGAPNVVETFVKGYDFSGKRVAVFATSGGSGAAHSTKKLSALLGPNAKIIDAKLFSSGASGEELKKWADGL; encoded by the coding sequence ATGAAAAAATTAGTTGCATATTTTTCGGCTGAGGGAACGACGAAGAAGGTGGCCGAAAGGCTTTCCGAGGCTTTGGACGCCGATATATTTGAGATAAAGCCGCAGGTGCCTTATACTGCGGCCGATATAAGATGGACAAATCCGTTGGCAAGATGCAATAAGGAAAAGATGGGCAAAAAGGACGTGCCCGTTTCGGGACGTGTGGAGAACATGGCGGATTACGAGCTCGTATTTTTAGGCTTTCCCATATGGTACAACGGCGCGCCTAACGTCGTAGAGACGTTCGTTAAAGGATATGACTTTTCCGGCAAGCGCGTAGCCGTTTTTGCCACCTCGGGCGGAAGCGGCGCGGCTCATTCGACGAAAAAGCTTTCCGCGCTTTTAGGACCTAATGCAAAAATTATAGACGCAAAGCTGTTTTCTTCGGGCGCAAGCGGAGAAGAACTGAAAAAATGGGCAGACGGCCTTTGA
- a CDS encoding SHOCT domain-containing protein has translation MCGDCRKKCTPGLTSKELKTMGVYEIEENMKIVAENRRLYSEEFETTREFFTGARRDKPVIYADETHGWWIDATEAEPYLLKLDDIISYNMRLVTRYLDEDERRNRGFLDWLFAPDFYSEYPELPRCHYDEKITGMYFDVRLRSNELGLEKVEIDVFPGLFTSESDVRGAYACCHELYMFLGDRQSRAFASFEDDAPQNNTTVESLEALEKLHSLLKSGVITQEEFDAKKKQILGL, from the coding sequence ATGTGCGGCGACTGCCGCAAAAAGTGCACTCCGGGTCTTACGTCTAAGGAACTTAAAACGATGGGCGTGTATGAGATAGAGGAGAATATGAAGATAGTTGCGGAGAACCGTCGTCTTTATTCGGAAGAATTTGAAACGACGAGGGAGTTTTTCACAGGCGCAAGACGGGACAAGCCCGTCATATACGCCGACGAGACTCACGGCTGGTGGATAGACGCGACTGAGGCGGAGCCTTATCTATTGAAGCTTGACGATATAATAAGCTATAATATGCGCCTTGTGACAAGATATCTCGACGAGGACGAAAGACGCAACCGAGGTTTTCTCGATTGGCTTTTCGCGCCTGATTTTTATTCGGAATATCCCGAGCTTCCCAGATGCCATTATGACGAGAAGATAACGGGCATGTATTTTGACGTTCGTCTGCGTAGCAACGAGCTTGGACTTGAAAAAGTTGAGATAGACGTCTTTCCCGGACTTTTCACGAGCGAAAGCGACGTGCGCGGCGCTTATGCGTGCTGCCATGAGCTCTATATGTTCCTCGGCGACCGCCAAAGCAGAGCTTTTGCAAGCTTTGAGGACGACGCGCCGCAAAACAATACGACAGTCGAGTCGCTTGAAGCGCTTGAAAAGCTTCACTCGCTGCTCAAATCGGGAGTTATAACCCAGGAGGAATTTGACGCGAAGAAAAAGCAGATTTTAGGCTTGTGA
- a CDS encoding PrsW family intramembrane metalloprotease, with amino-acid sequence MTFLAILPCVVLFIIVWRSDKIEKEPPQLLLKLLIGGALTIISAMIIGLIGTAILNALVVEGSLLYLIIDNFIVTALVEEGGKYFVLKRLTWRSPAFDYTFDAVVYAVTVSLGFAVVENILYLSGATVGLAFMRGILSVPGHAMDGVFMGYFYGIAKRCEYRGDFRSMKLNLKLALIVPMLLHGFYDFCLSTGSDVFIAIFFIFEIIVTVVTIIKFRKLSKQDAPFISKEETFFESEDQRMKRF; translated from the coding sequence ATGACGTTTCTTGCAATACTGCCCTGCGTTGTACTTTTCATTATAGTATGGAGAAGCGATAAGATAGAAAAGGAGCCGCCGCAGCTTTTGTTAAAGCTTCTTATCGGCGGCGCGCTTACGATAATAAGCGCAATGATTATCGGTCTTATAGGCACGGCGATTTTAAATGCTTTAGTCGTGGAGGGGAGCCTTCTTTATCTTATTATAGATAACTTTATAGTAACGGCGCTTGTAGAGGAGGGCGGTAAGTATTTTGTATTAAAACGCCTGACGTGGCGTTCTCCCGCTTTTGACTATACATTTGACGCTGTAGTGTATGCCGTTACGGTGTCCTTGGGATTTGCCGTGGTGGAAAATATACTCTATCTTTCCGGCGCGACGGTGGGGCTTGCCTTTATGCGCGGAATACTCTCCGTGCCGGGACATGCAATGGACGGCGTTTTCATGGGTTATTTTTACGGCATTGCAAAGAGGTGCGAATACAGGGGCGACTTTAGAAGTATGAAGCTCAATTTAAAGCTTGCGCTTATCGTGCCGATGCTGCTTCACGGTTTTTACGACTTTTGCCTTTCAACGGGAAGCGATGTTTTCATTGCGATATTCTTTATCTTTGAGATAATCGTAACCGTAGTAACGATAATAAAGTTCAGAAAGCTGTCTAAACAGGACGCTCCGTTTATCTCAAAGGAAGAGACGTTCTTTGAGAGCGAAGATCAGCGAATGAAGCGCTTTTGA
- a CDS encoding O-acetylhomoserine aminocarboxypropyltransferase/cysteine synthase: MSDYKINTNCIHGGYTAKNGEARNFPIVQSTTFRYATSEAMAKLFDLEESGYFYTRLQNPTNDVTAAKIASLEGGTAAMLTSSGQAASFYSIFNICSAGDHVISSSTIYGGTYNLFAVTMKRMGIDFTFLDPDCTPEELEAAFKPNTKAVFGESIANPALVVFDIEKFAKAAHSHGVPLIVDNTFATPINFRPIEWGADIVIHSTTKYMDGHAMTVGGVIVDSGKFDWTKYPDKFPGLTTPDESYHGITYTERFGLEGAYITKAVAQLMRDLGSQTAPMNAFLLNMGLETLHLRMARHCENALAVAKFLKEQEKVVWVNYPGLEGDKYYELAKKLMPKGTCGVITFGVKGGRKAAERFMAGLRLASIATHVADAKTCVLHPASATHRQMNDAELEAAGVSPDLIRFSVGIEDADDIIADIKQALERV; encoded by the coding sequence ATGAGCGATTATAAAATAAATACAAACTGTATACACGGCGGATATACCGCAAAAAACGGCGAAGCGCGAAACTTCCCGATAGTACAGAGCACTACCTTCAGATATGCGACGAGCGAAGCTATGGCGAAGCTTTTTGACCTTGAGGAGTCGGGCTATTTCTATACGCGTCTTCAGAATCCGACGAACGACGTTACAGCGGCAAAGATAGCCTCGCTTGAGGGCGGCACGGCGGCTATGCTCACTTCGTCGGGTCAGGCGGCCTCTTTTTACTCGATATTCAATATCTGCTCTGCAGGAGATCACGTTATATCATCGTCCACCATATACGGCGGCACATACAATCTTTTTGCCGTAACTATGAAGCGCATGGGCATAGACTTCACTTTCTTAGATCCCGACTGTACGCCCGAAGAGCTTGAAGCGGCTTTTAAGCCCAATACGAAAGCAGTGTTCGGAGAGAGCATTGCAAATCCCGCGCTCGTTGTGTTTGACATAGAGAAATTCGCAAAGGCGGCGCACAGTCACGGAGTGCCGCTCATCGTTGATAATACGTTTGCAACGCCGATAAACTTCCGCCCGATAGAGTGGGGCGCCGATATAGTTATCCATTCTACGACGAAATATATGGACGGTCACGCAATGACCGTGGGCGGAGTTATAGTCGATTCCGGCAAATTCGACTGGACGAAGTATCCCGATAAATTCCCCGGCCTTACCACGCCTGACGAGAGCTATCACGGCATAACGTATACCGAGCGCTTCGGCCTCGAGGGCGCGTATATAACTAAAGCCGTTGCGCAGCTCATGCGCGATCTCGGCTCTCAGACGGCGCCTATGAACGCGTTCCTTCTCAATATGGGCCTCGAGACGCTGCATTTAAGAATGGCGCGCCACTGTGAGAACGCCCTTGCCGTTGCAAAGTTTTTAAAAGAGCAGGAAAAAGTGGTCTGGGTCAATTATCCCGGACTTGAGGGCGACAAGTATTATGAGCTTGCAAAGAAGCTTATGCCGAAAGGTACCTGCGGAGTAATAACGTTCGGCGTAAAGGGCGGCAGAAAGGCTGCCGAAAGGTTTATGGCAGGACTTAGACTCGCCTCGATAGCAACGCACGTGGCGGACGCAAAAACGTGCGTGCTCCATCCCGCATCGGCGACGCACCGCCAGATGAACGACGCAGAGCTTGAGGCGGCAGGCGTATCGCCCGACCTTATCAGGTTCTCCGTAGGCATCGAAGATGCAGACGATATCATAGCCGATATAAAGCAGGCGCTTGAAAGAGTTTGA